A window of Candidatus Margulisiibacteriota bacterium genomic DNA:
TAAACAACACTAGTTTTGGCCAAAAGAATTGGATCTCCATTGTTAAACACATTGGAGGTAAAATTAGAAACCGCGATCAATTTATCAACCCAATGTTTGGCTAAAAACCTTGACAGCCGCAATTCAACCCCTTTTAGGTTCGAATGAAGATGCCAAATGACAGGGATCCCGCATATCTTAGCGGCAAGCGCTCCCCACAAGAATGTCCTGGGAGCGTTCGCGTATACAATATTAATCTGGTTTTTCTTGATGATATATATTGAAAAGAAAACCATAATAATTGAAAGAAACAGGTATTTAACAAAATCGATTAGGGATTTGCGGCCAGTTGAATATTGTCCAATAGGGGCAACAATCGGTTGAGCGCCAATTCCGGTAAGCGCTCGTGAGAAGTCTCCTTCTCCTGGAATAATAACCCAGGAGCGATAATCAAGCCCTTTAATCAGTTTAAGAAGAACCTTCTGTCCGCCACCTAAAAAGGAGAACTGTTCGAGAAAAAGAATATTTTTCATAATATTTAAGCCGACGAGCGGGATCGAACCGCTGACCTGCTGTTTATCCGCCTGCGGCGGACTGCTCTACCAACTGAGCTAAATAAGCCACCGGCCAGGATTGAACTGGCGACCTGCTGTTTACGAAACAGCTGCTCTACCAACTGAGCTACAGTGGCCCGAAAAAAAGCCGACGGCCAGAGTTGAACTGGCGACCTACTGATTACAAATCAGTTGCTCTACCAGCTGAGCTACGTCGGCATGCAAACCCTTAGAACCCCTCATCAATGATCCTTCTTTTAAAGAAACCGGCTAAAGTGTTGGGAGAAACAGCCTTTTCAGCCAAATAACGGAGATGGCCGTCAATTTCAAGTTCTTTAGTAAAAAGCAACTGCTCCAGGAACATCCGTTCACTAAAAACATCTCCATATTTCTTTTTCGATATCTTCACAATCTCTCGCAACGAAGCCTGCCGATTCTTAATAATAACATAAAGATCAAAATAATCGCGGTAATTTCCCCTTCGCCCCAGAGCATAAGCTTTTGTCGCCGCGATATCTTTAATGGATAATAACGACAAAGACCCGGGAACTTTGATCAGCGGGAAAACCGGTCCCCAAAAATAGTTAAGGACTGTTATTTTTACGGCATGTTCGACAGTTAGCGTTAATTCATCGGCGGTATCAACCAACATCTTGGGAGAACGCTTAATAAAACCCGCCAACATTTTCCTTTTTACCGCAAAAGTTATCTCTTTATCTCTGAACAGATCAAAATCAAGCGATTCCCGATGGCCAATTTGCAAAGCGAGCGCGGTTCCACCGGCCAAATAATAATCGTTGCCAAATATAGTGTAAAGCTCCTTAAATGTTTCGAGCCTTTTCTTGTCCAATATATTCCAAAACAATTTTTTCATTTTCTTGATCAGGCGAACAGCGCTCGAATAAAAGGCAATATGCTCTTACGACTTAATTTGTTGGAGTTTTTTCTGGCAAAGGAATAAATCGCCCGACCGCCAAGCTTACCGGCCAGATAACGCAAATGCTCCATTCTCCCCTTTTCCAAGGCTTGAAAAAGAACCATCTCTTTGTCTTTAGCTAAAGAAACCTGATCAAAATCGGCAAACCAAATAATTTGCTTAAAATAATCAGGCAGTTTCATGATTTTAAATTTTCACCACCGGCTCATCAGGAGCCGGGCGTTATCATTGTGCGGTGCGACCCTTTTGGTATCGACATCAACCATCCAATCAAATGACTCCAGCCCCCCGCTGTTCTGCTCGCACAGGTAGCTGACCAGGAATTTTTCCCCCTGTCGCTTGATCTTCCACCCTTTTTCCACGATCGGGGTCCCAACCGATTTGGTCAAGCTGATGACCGACTTGATCGCCGCTTCAACCCTGGTCCCCTTGCTGGTCCGTTCATCTTTGACGATCCGGAGCGAATCGTCGGCGACCATTGAAGGGACCGCTTGTTTCTTTTCTTTGACCTCAATTGGATTTTCGGCCAAACTCGCCGGATCAACC
This region includes:
- a CDS encoding nucleotidyl transferase AbiEii/AbiGii toxin family protein, with the translated sequence MKKLFWNILDKKRLETFKELYTIFGNDYYLAGGTALALQIGHRESLDFDLFRDKEITFAVKRKMLAGFIKRSPKMLVDTADELTLTVEHAVKITVLNYFWGPVFPLIKVPGSLSLLSIKDIAATKAYALGRRGNYRDYFDLYVIIKNRQASLREIVKISKKKYGDVFSERMFLEQLLFTKELEIDGHLRYLAEKAVSPNTLAGFFKRRIIDEGF